The following DNA comes from Castanea sativa cultivar Marrone di Chiusa Pesio chromosome 10, ASM4071231v1.
TAACTCTAGTCCCAATAACTCTTACGCTATCTCTCCCTATCATGGTATATCTCCTTCTCAGTTTTCTCTCACAAGTCACAGCCCAACCCATTCCTTCTCTCACCCACCAATCAATCTCTCCCAAAACCCATAGACCGGCGCCACCCACCTATGGTGCCACCCACAGATTTCACACCTCCTCCTTCCTCTCGTCTCTCTCACAAAATCCATCGGAATCTAGATGCTAAGCAGCAACTTGGGTTTTTGGTAGCTGCTCTGATCTTGCTGGTGACTGTTCTGATCTTGCCGCCGCTAGATTTACTGGGTTGTTGGATTTTTAGATTAGATTCTTTGTTCATGggttttcttttcatgtttttgatCTGGTTTTGTGGGTGTTTTTGCCTTTCTAATATGGATTTTTGGGTTGTTTGTGGTTGTTTTTTGGGTGGTTGGTGGTTGTTTTTTTGGTAGTTGGTGGTGGTTTTTGAATCTTTGGTGGTGGCTGGTGGTGGTTTTGAAGGTTGTCTTTTGAATGGTTGGTGGTGATTTTGGTGGCTCTTGGGTATTTGGATAGGTGGATGACGGTGGCTGATTGGATGGGATTACAGTGGGTGTGTATTTCAATTACAGTTGGTGGTGGTTGTTTGGCTGAGTATGCGGTGGTTATCGGTGACCCATTTATATTTGCAATGGTTAGTTCAGAACACTAACCAAATACTTGCAAATGTTTtacagaaaaatattttacacgtaaaatatttacatgaaaaatattttacatttgaaaatattttacgtcaaaacaaacagagcgttaaatGCTTTGCCTTTAACTTTGAATATCTAATCCAAAACTGCTCCTAAAGTAGAGTTGTAAATGAAACGAGCGAATTAGGAAAATAGTTCGAGAAAAaagttattcatatttatttttttttagaaaacaacctatgtttaaaaataattatgtcTCCTTAAATAAGCTTGTGAGTGTGGAGctcaatttaattatataatattatatgtttatatataataataataataataataataataataataataataataataataattaaaaaaaattatactcaTGTAGGTTTAAGATtgaatttaagattttttttcaaaaaaagaagaagattgaaTTGATTatactagaaaaaaaatataatttcttttgattataaaatataatcGTTTCGATTAACTCAAATttatctaattaactcaaataataaaattttaactataatttggtggttaattattaatataataccATATTGCACAAAAATAATACCCagcttttaattataaaatataatcgATAGGTACATATTATCCATTCTGGTTGATGATAGAAGAGATTAATTTCTTGTTGCAGTTTTTAACTATAAAAAGGGAGTCCACAATGTTTTTAAAGTTAATGGCACTGACTTCCAACGCTGTAACGCATCGGCTGGATCTGTGGAATTTACTAGTGGAAACGATGTGATTCCCCTAAAAACCCCAGGAAAGAAATGGTACATTTGCGGTGTTCCCAATCATTGTGCAAATGGAAACCAAAAGCTTGCCATAACAGTGCTTGATGGACAGTCTCCTGCGCCTTCTCCCACATCAGCCGCAAGGAGAAGCGTTGCACCTGTGTATTATGAGTGGATGGTGGCTTTTTTTAGCATCCTCATGATGGTCATGGTTTGATATTGGAATTTCTTAGTAATATTCATTGTTATGGTC
Coding sequences within:
- the LOC142612071 gene encoding uncharacterized protein LOC142612071; translation: MASTQFFIFAILAVLVPSILASTGFDYQTWADGKEFHVSDQLVFSHKSQPNPFLLSPTNQSLPKPIDRRHPPMVPPTDFTPPPSSRLSHKIHRNLDAKQQLGFLVAALILLLVVVFESLVVAGGGFEGCLLNVGGGCLAEYAVVIGDPFIFAMGVHNVFKVNGTDFQRCNASAGSVEFTSGNDVIPLKTPGKKWYICGVPNHCANGNQKLAITVLDGQSPAPSPTSAARRSVAPVYYEWMVAFFSILMMVMV